GTCACCCAGCTCTGAGATTGTCACGCGGGCTGTTCAATTCAGAGGTAAGTTGAACATTCTTATAccctttcttttttatgccGCCAAATATGAAGTTGAGGTGGTGTTCTATTAGACTAACGCTATTATGCACTTCATGAGTGAAAAGCAACTTCTGGGACTAAATATTTATCAATTTATCATGCACCTTGTTCTTCAATTACTGTTCTTGTGGCACCGAATTACTTGTTTCTAAGTCAAAACATATTCGTTGAATGCAGGCGGAGATTGATTAAATTCACCGGCGGCGACATTTGTTTCTAACTAGGCAACAAACTGTTGTGGGGAGGTTCAAAAGATTGCGGTCTCTTCCACATCTAGAGGTGCACAGATGTAAATGTAtctttattgatgatatttgtTGATTTGTCAGTTTTACACAGATGTAAATATATCTGAGGAATTTTGTAATTCATCCCTAGCAATCAAGTGTTTACTCATTTTTTTATGTAATCGTAGATTGAGAATTCTTTTATATAATCGTAGGTTCAGAATGATTATGTATTTTGGCAACAATAGGGGTGATAATTTCGGACGAGACTAACACGATTAACAATAGGGGTGAGAATTCCGGACACGACTAACATGATTTAACACTCACTTTCATTTTTCGACGAGTAAAAGATACCCATCGACAAAAGTAACCAGGCTCAAATGGAGAATATCTGTGCTGAATTAGTGTGAAGACTCTTGATGTAGTAATTAAGTTGTAATCACATTGATTAGTGAAACACAAAAACCCCTTCCCATAGATTAACGGATTATCTAAATACAAGTGGAGATTCCCAATTGGTAAATGGCAACCCTTTGTTGCCTTTTGGGTAGCAGTAGTAGTGATGGTGGCACACATCATTTGCAGCTTCCTCTGGTACTATCATATCTCACAAATCCCATCAGTTCTGGCCCTTCCAATCTTGGGTTATTCTTGAAACTGCACCCAAACAAACAGTAAAGACACAAAACCCACTAAGAATCCAGCCTCCAAAgtccaaacaaagaaagaaaaataaaggttttaacttttattaattatgtttttgtgttagtcACCTTTCTTCTGAGAAATTGGAGAAGGAGCCTGTGGTTGGGAAAGTACCACACAAATCGTTGTTGGATACATCACTGCACAAGTCATTTAATTTAATGTAACCCTAATGAGGttagaaggagaaggaaaggagaaaggatcctcgccggatcttcTTTGTAAGAACCCCGAAGATTTTTTAATCACATTTGTTCATCGTGcatcgtacggtcagttttcaataggtactgtttatattcaattttaaattaaaaaatttacaatgattttttaccgcacgatgtacgaagAACGAATGTGATTTAAGGATTTCCAGATCCTCACAAAGGAAAGTAATGAAAGGGTAATGTTGGGAATATTGCATAGAGAAATGACTCACAGTATCTTGAGGCTTTGAAGTTTGGTAAGCTCTCTAGGTATGCTTCCAGTCAATCTGTTATCATTCAGTCTCCTGCATGCAAACTTACTTACATGAGCTACTAAGCAAAGGGTATCTTTTGATACAGAAAGTCGTCCATGTACGAGTGGGTAGATTCCAGCCGTTGATCAATGGCTGAAATAACCTAAACGCACACTTGAGCATGGGCGACTGACCCATTGTCTCAGATAAATTATTGCTTACAAGAATTTAAGATTGGAGAGGTTGGATAGGGAGGGTGGGATGGACCCAGAGAAGTTATTGTGGTAGAGATCCAAGCTCACAAGGCTCTTCAATCCTCCAAGTTGTTCTGGTATAGATCCCATCAAGTTGTTCATGTACAATTCCCTATAATGCATACAACAGACACACACCAACCAATACTTTCTGTCAGTCACTAAAACTAAATGCTCTCACTGATCACAAAATACAGGAAAATCTAGAAATATATCATTaaattccaaaattaatggtGCATGATGATGGTCCATAATCCGACGGTGATGGACTGTCTGGCTGGTGGGGTTGGTGACATTGATAATTTATTCGGAAACAGATCCTTTCCTGATCTCTTCTACCAATGCTCCGGATTAAGTGATTCGgatccttaaaatttgatcaaatagttaaaattattataatttttaaaatgatttatgtttttaatcgttagatcaaattttaaagatcTGAATTACTTGATCCGAAAATCTTGGGAAGAGATCCAGAGAGAATCTCTTAAATTCCACCTCATATCGATTGAAGtttttttattaatcaataaaagcttcaccaggTCCACATTACAGCGGCTCACTtccaaagaaacaagaaaagtaagaaaaacGAAAGGGAGCTACTCTCGACACTTAGAAGAATGCATGGCGATTTTTTTTAGTGCTAATAACGATTTTCGAATAAAATTGTGAGACTCACAGGTACTGAAGGCGCTCGAGCCTCCCCAACTCGGGTACAAGATTGCCCGACAGGTTTGCATTTCCAAGGTCTCTGCAACACATTATTTTAAGCACTAATTACTTCATCTGTATAGTAAATACATGATTAAGCTTAAAATACTAACAAGAATTGCAACCCAagcaaaaaatttaaataaccaAGAAATTAAGCTTAATAGGTTCATGCTAATTTGCGTTCAAAccaacataatttaaaaaaaaaagaaaaaaaaaagaagatgaaaaagCAACAACCTAGCTCATTAATGTAAAACAAGTAGAAATCTTTAGAGAATCTAACAAGCAGATACAAGAAAAGTACACAACATATCTAAGCCAAAACTATAATTaccaaaaagtaaaaataaagaaaaacttgaatcaaattttacaaataattggaaggaaaaaataagaaagaaagggAGTAGATGAATTACAGTCGAGTAACCCGATTGTCGCCGTCGCAGGTGACATGAAACCAAGTGCAGGGATCAACCAAGGTCGGATCCCAGCTCTGCAGAACACTGTTCGGATCCTTCACAGCTTGTCTCAAAGCATACAAAGCATCTCCTGATCATTCCATTACAAACATTACAAGGGTTTTAACACATTAATTAATTGGAGTTAACATAATATATAGTCTAAAAACATGTGTTTAAGAAAGTGATTAACTAATAAACTTAAACATTTAAACTTGTTTTGCATGTTTACCTTCTAGGTTTGCAGTTGCGGGTGACAGTAGAACAAGGGCAGCAGCAACAAGATGAAGCAGCAAAACCCAGATCGCCATTTGCGACAGAGAAGCTTATTATTTGAGAGTTGGGGTTGAAACTTAAAAGCTGAGCTTACTGGACCTAAAAAGATTCAGAGAGAGGGTTCTGATTTATGAGAGAGTGAGTTTTTACTTCTTCCTCCAAAGCACAAAGCAAGGAATCAAAATTTGGTGGGGGAATTTATAGAGCCCATAAAAAGGAGAAAGTTTTCATTAAGAAGGTGAGATTTTTCATGTGTTTAAAATACCGGTGTTACgctatatgttattatataattagattaaacacttaaaaaaactttttttaattgtataatGATACGTAGTATACCATTTCATGTTTCGGCACATGTCATTGtacaattgaagaaaaaaatttcaaatgttcctctaattatataataaaatatgatGTTTATCACCGTACTCGAGtcagattgaaaaatctctcttttgTGCAAGAAAATGTAATTACCAAAGCTTTAGTGGCGTGGGACTTTGTATggttttctcttttttattctATATCCTTATGTATAAAGCCAAGGGCttaatgaacagtgtttttTTTTGGTGTCACAAGCTTCATTAAAAAgaattggacaaaaatgcctctcaaacaaaaaacttcaaaagcaacccaaaataatgcatcaaatgtgGCATGagtattttcgtcattttaacagtgtttttttaataactaaatttttttgtacaatttttttttaataattagtatctcacaataggctaataataatgtgatttaatcagttgttcattaaatattattttctctatttttaaacacgttcaaaatatcttaagaggCTTGTAATGTCGGTTATAATAAAGGTATTTCGAACacgaataataatataattaaattagttgtcaaatgatttttttttttttgagcaaacgatattatctacactaagggagagggggtgggcttagcctcccaatgggttagtaataatgtgattcaatcagttatttattaaatattattttctctattcttaatataaattcaatagagattgattatattatgtggattcagctgctttaattggtttatgagaggtttcttctagcatgatctaagattattcatttacttcaaatatttgacttttcttttgtcaatttacccatataaatacatttaaaacgtgtaaatcGTGCATAGCACGCAGTCATTCAAAAATCACGCGCGTGCATGAAGGTTAGTATTTATATTCTTGCTCGTATTGTTCATTAGATACCCCTATCTTTTTCTCAATAAGACAAATCTACCCATCTCACTTttccttttatgttttattttggaGCTAACCTTTTGTCTCATTCCATTTGCCACAATTTGCAATCGAAATTGATccctaatttctaattttctataATCACGTGTTGTAAGTCGTATAATTTTCTAATTCAAGTGTTTCTTCGAACAAAAAAGGGATATATGTAATTTTGAAAATATTGCTTATACTATAGATGATCTAGTGGCAGTTGCTTTTAGTTACTCaaagaaatttttgggttctactTATCCAGACATAAGGTATGATGAGTTTGATACGTACCTCATTTTATGGGTGACTTTATTGTGATGGCACAACAAAAAACGTATGTtaaatctaatttaatttttacaaaCTATTTTTTCCTGCATGTTCTACTTATTTTTAacatttgaattgaataaacCAAAGTAGTATAAAAAACACTAATAAACGAAAGTGGCATAAGAAAAGGGAGTGTCCCGAAGTGATTTTGTTCCATTCGGACCATTCCCTCCCAAtgtgttcaatttaattttctattttttttttatgtgtgaaACCTGACGATAAAAATGGACAGGGTAGAGGTTTGCGTGCATGGCAGCTTTGAAAAGAGAGATGGGTGGGAGAATCCAGACATATCTTTGAACCTCTGTCGGAACCAAACACAAGACTTAACACTTGAGGGACGGACTCACACAACACAACTGCAGGGACGTCCCCATAAAGTTACAAAAACTGTTTACAGTAGTGCAGTGCGTAAGTATTGAAGGATGATGATGTATCATTATCATGTAAGATTACTGATGCCGCAACAGAAGGAGACTTGTTACAAACTGAtactttggtttttgttttattcCCCAAGGTTAAAGCATAGATAGGGACAATTATAAAGAGCATATATATAAGCATTGGGGAATAATGCAACTTGGAAATCTGTGGTGGTCGGGAATACCTCTATACAGAGACTATATGCTTAATTTATTATTGTACACAGTAGGCATATATAGTGCAGATTTGGATGAATATCAATACATATTTTATACCCAGATTCGGCATTGAGAGGCCTGCTTTTAAAGGAACATAGTTCCATTAGCATTACCAAAGTCAACCAAATTGCACCAAGCAAAGTTCTTGACCTGGGTTCATTTTCAACTCTAGAGAAGCTGTTTCGATTCTCAAGTATGCAAAAGGTGTTAAGAATAATGTGACTGTAAACAACTTAAAGAAAGAGGTACAATGAAAACTGATTTGCAAAATTTTGATTCATTGCAATCAAGAAAGAGATACATACCATGGCAGATTTCATTCATTATCAAGGATATTTGACATTTATATATTGGAGCAAATTCCCCACTACACAATTAATCACATAATTAGAGAAGTCAACATGGCCGTTGATGCTTTTGCCCTTGACACATAACTATAGTCAGTCTTGtatttggttttttaatttttctcatattaataatttttaagttaCTTTTTGATAAGTTTGGAAATAGAATCTGTAGAGGATCCTATGTGTAAGTTTTTTATCTTTCAAAAAACTAAGAAAACTGATTGTAAATTGTGATTCTTATATATTCTATTAACTGAAATGAAAGAAGAAAACTGCATAATGCATGTTGACAAGAGAtcagtataatttttttttattattaaaagcGATATCCTAAGCATTGATATGATCGCCACATGCAAGACATCAACATAGTGAAAATACATCATCTTGCAaaagtcgacataacacataaaACATTGCTTTATACATAGACGGAAGGCCCTATAGAAACCCTAATTGGTGACCCAAACAAAATGAGAAACCCTAATTGCAACAATGGTTATACACACAGGTCGACCATAGAGAAACCCTAATTGCTAATTATTCTAACAATATTGACAATATTGATGATTGAGCTTTGAGCCAATATCCACTGTTGGAGAAAGAACCCATATATACTTACAATCCAAGTTTTCGGTTCATTTATGTGATCACAAATACACAGTCGGCAGTAATTTGTTTTGGAGTTAGTAATAATATATGGAGTATCTGGTCCACTCTGCGTCTAAGAATTATTACAAAGGTCTGGTGATTGTTGTAGGCATGCATGTGAAACTCGTCTTTTAATGGAATGGCTAGTGATAGTATTAATAGGGGTCCATCTGCCAGTTTAAATTAAGAAGTCTTATCTTAGAACTTTTTAGTATGATTTGGAGTGTAGTACATATCAAAATTCTCATAAACATTggattttttatatatattttttttatcaaagattCACTAATCGAAAACACCAACAGCTTAAAATTCCAGTGGATACTATACTTCGGAGCATATTATAACTTTCGGTCTTATTCTATCTTCATGATGAGTCCATGACTTTTCATTTGGTTGATCCACGACAACATGTGCATGTGTGCTTTGTAGGGTTCCATTCATTACATGCATATAGAGTAATATAGAGATGGGTGGGTGAGAGTGGGACAAGGCAAAGACCTTCTTGTATTATAGACATTAGACATGATTCATGCATGGTCACTTCCTTCTCCTTAAAAGAAGTGATTTGACCAacccaaaagcacttaaatCGCAAATCTTCCCCCACTTTATTTTTTCACTTCATCATAGAATTGGAGAAAGGTGGAACAAAGTAACAAACTATAAAAAAGCCATCCACTTAATCTTCTTCAAACGGAAAAAGCTTTCTATATATATGGACAATTGAGTGTATAATCACTACCTCACGAGTTTTGAATTGTCACAAAGTTTCCCCCCATTGTCCCGGTGACCTAAAAGCGAGACTCATgaattaaagataggatttagtTTTACTGATCTTGCGACTCacatttataaatataattcaaataataaatttaatatatgtgaaattcacttattaaAAATGTCATCAGCAGTAAATAAGATTCAAATAGTAGTAGTCATTCAAATAAGTCTGTAATTTATCAACACAATTCAAAAGTGAAGAGAGAGGGGATCCTCACCGGtttctttttgtgaggatcccgaAGATCCTCCGCTcgcattcgttcatcgtacatcgtgcggtaaGTGTTTGTtaagtactgtttatattcaattttaaattaaaaaaaatttacaatgatttctgaccgtatgatgtacgatgaacggatgtgattggaggatctcaatatccttacaaagaggatcGAGGATCCTCCTGGAAGTAAAGATACGGGTTTGGCAGTAGGGATTTAATTTTTGAGATTGAGGTGGAGGGTCATGATCATGATGCATGATCCAGTTGATTAGTTAAAttgaagagaaggaagaagaacaaCAAAAAGTATCTTTATAATAGTTTTGAATGATGCCTCATATTTGACTGAGTGACATGCTAATGAAAAAGGCAAACAGTTTCCCGCTGCTTTTGACCTTCCTTACTCAAAATTTGATTTGTAGTTATGTACTTTATTTGCTTTAGATTATAATGCTTGCTTGATCATCCAAAGTCACCTTTGCTAGTTGTCAATGGGGTCTCTTTAGTTCACATTTCAgaatgaaaataaaacaaagcaaaacagattAAGGTCGATTTTTATTATTCATCAAGTTCACATCTTACGTCACATTTAGtgaaaaatgaattttttttctttttatttttatactaaaagaaACTAAGAATACACCATACAACACAACCAGTCCCAACCATCACAATTATATTGATCCGCATTCACAACTCAAACTCACATAGTCAAACATGTATGTATTTTGGAGCTGCAACAGAAAAATGACCATTATATTATTGTCAATATAGTTGCTGATATGTATAATCAAGGTTACACATACaatacatataagattaaaattttgaccTAGAAGCCGATGAAGAAGCTATGAAGCCATGATCTTCCAAAGCTGACGTTCACTCCTCTATCAGTTTTTCAATCAACTAACAATAAGTTTTAGTTCAAGAATGAGTGGGATAATAAGTAGATGCCACCTTTATATAGACAAATAATTCCTATGATTCTTCTATTAGAATCCTTGTAGGAAACCAACATTTGTCTCCTAGTTTTAATATCAATGAGTAATTTAggattcaatttcaattttaatcGTATCTAAACTAGAACATCCAAACTTCTTCCAATATGACTTTTCTAAACTAATTTGAACTCAAACCTAGTCCAATAAGACCTTTCTAAATAACATAGGCTTAAGTTTATTGGGCTTTCGGAATCCCAAGTTTTATGTTGGTATTCTAACTCGCCATCTTCTTTTATTTCAGAGCTTCATGATATTGTATTATTCTTGTAATTGTAGTCCCTTTAATACATGCcaataaagaagaaaagagtAAGCAGCGGATCAAACTGACTTAGCTATAGAATTTAAACTaagatcaataaaaaataacttCGTAGTAATAATATACGTAGTAATTTGTTTGATTACTTGTTACCAAAACTTCCAAGGGAGGCTTATTAGTGGAAGGAATTTGCAGCAATAGCAAGGTGTTGAGTTCAATGTCAATAAAACCACTTACACCCTTGTAACACGGTACCAGCTGCATGGATTTGGCGACGTTGGATTCCAGTCCTGGAGGACATTTTTTGGGTCGGCTAACTTCATTTTCCAGACATTAGAGCATAGCTTCCGAGTTGCAACCCACTGATGCAACAGCTACTGCAACCGCAAGTAGAAAACCAAGCCAACCTGGAAAACACATCAGTTATACAAAATGATAGAATCTAAGCGATAATCAAAGTAGAGCTTGAAttgttccttttatagaggaactGGGATTTTATACATTAGATAAACCAGCATTGACATTGATAATTTGGTATATATAGATGGGGATCCCTTAAGGACACCGGTGTTGTTGGGATTATTAAATTGGCGACCACTGGAATGCATCAGGAATTAAGGTTGACGGGAGGAAAAGTCCACAGTCATCTCTCAAAAGTCTAGGGAACACGTCACACATCACTTGTCGTTATTTCTTTCAACTTTTTCAACTAGCATCGAAGATCCCTATTAATGAGTTAATGTATAATGATATATAAGACCATAAACCAGTAAAAGAATCAGAGAAACTGTGACTAAAATGCATAGATATATTATTTATGCATTCTgtattcttttctcttttcctttttttcttttttctttttcattttgtgGTAACTGCAAATCGTATATAGCAAACAccgaaaaaaaatagaaaaaaagaaaagaaaagagagcagCCGATTACTGATGGAAAATGCTCATTTGCATAGAAAACGAGGATAGAGACGTTACAGATGTACATGAAACGAGACTGCGAGGTGACGATGTCCTTTACTCACATTATGTTTTGGACACCACAACCTCAGGTCCCCGTTTCATTTAAGTCTTAGAAAACGAAGAAATATCAAATAATACTGAAATAATACATTGTGAGTTTTCGACTTGTGAGTCGAAGCCGGCACCCCGTAGATATAAACTGTAAAccaataaaagaaaatagagaaattgtGACCAAAATCTGTAAGATATGGTAAAGATTCCGAGGGTGTTTACTAGTTCAATGGAAGTTTCTTTGTCTTTAGAATGACAACTTGGATTGTCTTCTCTTTCGATTCCTTGGCAAGAATCAAAGTGTTGATTTTGTAGAAAGTATTGTTTTATTGGATAGCTTTGATTCTTTTCCACCTATTGTTCTTGTTCTGGGATAGCAGCGGAGCTGTTTATATGCAGGCATGCACGTCGCAGACAAATAGACAGAACAAACAAATAGTATTTTGATCTCATGGAGTAACCCACTGCATAATTATACATTTGCCTTGTGACGAAAGTAACAAATATTTACAAACAAAGAGCTAGGAGAAGCCTAAGTCGACATGGATCTAACCATCGGGAGCCTCGGTAGTAGCCTTCACAAATCGACCCTTGACTCGCATCCTGGTATCAGCTCTTGCCTTCCTTGACTCGTACCTTATGTGCTTCTCATATCTGTTCACAAAAATGGCACAAGTCCTGTTATACAGTGATGGTGGAACGGGTAAAgtagaagaagataaaaaggaaACGTACCTTCgggttttcttctt
The nucleotide sequence above comes from Malus sylvestris chromosome 16, drMalSylv7.2, whole genome shotgun sequence. Encoded proteins:
- the LOC126607062 gene encoding leucine-rich repeat protein 1-like translates to MAIWVLLLHLVAAALVLLSPATANLEGDALYALRQAVKDPNSVLQSWDPTLVDPCTWFHVTCDGDNRVTRLDLGNANLSGNLVPELGRLERLQYLELYMNNLMGSIPEQLGGLKSLVSLDLYHNNFSGSIPPSLSNLSNLKFLRLNDNRLTGSIPRELTKLQSLKILDVSNNDLCGTFPTTGSFSNFSEESFKNNPRLEGPELMGFVRYDSTRGSCK